The DNA segment TTGCTCAACAGCCGCATCGCGTCCTTGATAAAAACGTGCAACCTCAGCCTCAATTTGATCATCTTGAATTTTTTGTGTATCAAGAATAATTTTTTCTTCTTTTAAAACAAGGGCTTTACCGAAAACAATACCGGGTGATGCTGGAATACCTGAAATCATAGTGACCTTCCGAACTAATAATTAAATCTGGCTATAAATAGAACAATAGCCACAAACAGACTTTCCCTTGAAAGTGAAATTTGTGGCTAATGGTATGATTACTCTAATGTAGGAATTAAAGCGACTAAATGATCTACTGCTTTTTGCTCATCTTCGCCTTCAGCAGAAATGGTGATCACAGTTCCTTGTGTTAAACCTAAAGTTTGTAATTTAAAAAGGCTTTTTGCACTTGCACTTTTGCCACCAGAAGTTACAGTAATGTCAGAAGCAAAGGCTTTCGCTTCTTTTACAAACTGAGCCGCAGGGCGAGTATGTAAACCATTTGGAGCAATAATTTCAACATCTTTTGAGTACATAGTAAAATCCTCTTAGTAAATTGTTTAAGTATAAATGTTATCCTAACATCAAACAGTAACCATAAAGCTTACCATTCAATCGTTGTATTTATTTCATCTTTAAAAATAAATCTGAAGCTAGTATTCAACTTAACACAACAATAATCAACCCTAATCAACGCAAAATTTGAAGTACATCACAAAAAAATGCTTGAAACGGCGTTTTTTTATGCGTTTATTAACCTTTATTTAACCATTGTCCTGAGTGAAGAAGTGTCTATGCCCCTTTGTTTCAGATAAACTTTCAATTAAATTATGATAGTTTTTAAATCTTACGGGATCGATTTTTCCTTGCTCAACGGCTTCACGCAATGCACACCCCGGATCATTCAAATGTTTACAATCCCTAAATTTACAAGTGCCTAGCACATATTGAAATTCACGGTATCCTTTCGTAATTTGATCTGCGTCCAAATGCCATAAACCAAACTCACGAATCCCCGGTGAATCAATCAGATCGCCGCCTTGCGGTAAATGATAAAGACGAGAAGAGGTGGTTGTGTGGCGGCCTAATCCTGTTCCCTCGCTCACCGCACCAACCTGTGCATTCACATCAGGTAAAATGCTGTTGATTAAACTGGATTTACCTACCCCTGATTGCCCCACAAAAATGGACGTGCCTTGCGATAAAAGTGCGGTGAGATTTTGCATATTTTCGCCTGTTTTAGCAGAAATCATTAGCGTTTGATAGCCAATTTTTTCATAAACCTTAAGTTGTTTTTCCACTGCCGCACGCTGGGTTTCCGATAATAAATCAGCTTTATTAATCACGATCACCGCAGGGATTTTCGCATTTTCACACACTACTAAATAGCGATCGACAATATTCCAAGACAACTCAGGCACCACTGCGGACACAATAATAATGCGATCAATGTTTGCTGCGATCACTTTTAAGCCATCGTAATAATCAGGGCGTGTAATTTCATTTTTACGTGGGTGAATGGCTTCAATTACACCGCTCACCCCTTGTAACTGCTCGCTGCCTTTACGCCACAGCACTCTGTCGCCAACCACTAAATTTGCCAAAGTGCGACGTAAATTACAGCGGAAAATTTCACCTTGCTCATTTTCCACATCGGCGTGCAAAGAATAACGGGTTACCACTGTACCTTCTTGCGTTGGGCCAAGCATTTCATCTTGCCACTGAATATCCTCATTTCTTGATTTGTGACGTTGTAATGTTTTCGCATTATTAGAGCGAATTCTGCGTTGCTGATTGTAAGTTAATTTTTGTTTGCTCAAAGATAAATCCTTAAAGTGCGGTTGGTTTTCGGTTAGAATATTTACCATTTATTAAAAATAATAACAGACATAGGATACCCTAATGCAATTAGATAAACAAAACCTTATTTGGATTGACTTAGAAATGACGGGCTTAGATCCCGAAAAAGAACGCATCATTGAGATTGCCACCATTGTAACCGATAAAGATCTCAATATTCTTGCAGAAGGCCCTGTGCTTGCCATTCATCAACCAGATAGTTTACTGGAAAAAATGAGCGCTTGGTGTCAGAAAACCCATAGCGAAAATGGTTTAATTGAACGCGTAAAACAAAGCAAACTCACCGAACGTGCCGCGGAATTACAAACTTTAGATTTCCTAAAAAAATGGGTGCCTAAAGGTGCATCACCCATTTGTGGCAACAGCGTTGCGCAAGATAAACGCTTTTTATTCAAATATATGCCTGAACTCGCTGACTATTTTCATTATCGCCACCTTGATGTCAGCACCTTGAAAGAACTTGGATCGCGTTGGAATCCTGAAATGTTAAAAGGCTTTAGTAAGAAAAATACCCACCTTGCTTTAGATGATATTCGTGAATCTATTGCTGAGCTGGCTTATTATCGTGATCATTTTATTAAAATGCCTTAGCCTATTTTAATTGCTAGGAAATAGGAAAAATCTCGCTTTCTGATCAATAACTAAACAAGCAATCAAATTTTTTATAATTTTACTTGCGGGCGTAAAAATTTTTCGTATAATACGCCCCGTTCCTTACGGAATATGCGGGAATAGCTCAGTTGGTAGAGCACGACCTTGCCAAGGTCGGGGTCGCGAGTTCGAGCCTCGTTTCCCGCTCCAATCTCCTTATCTCTTGCGGGAATAGCTCAGTTGGTAGAGCACAACCTTGCCAAGGTTGGGGTCGCGAGTTCGAGCCTCGTTTCCCGCTCCAAATTTTCCTTATTTTTTCTTATTATCAACATATATCCTTTAATATTTTTTTCTTTGCTTTGAACTGTTAAATTATTCAAATACAAAAAAAGCGAAGTATTCAACTCCGCTTCATTGTGAAAAATGAGAAAATTTTTAACCGCTCTTGCCCAATAATAAAGACAAAATGCCCGCCGCAATCAACGGCCCGACAGGAATACCGCCCACAAAGGCAACACCTAAAATTGTGCCAACTAATAATCCGGTGAGCAAGGTGGGCTGTGCGCCCATTAGGTTTACCCCACGTCCACCAAACCACGCCACCAGCACGCCCACAGCAATGGCTAAAAACATTTTCCAGTTCAACAGCTCAGTAAAAGCAGGCAAAGGAATTTTGCCAGAAATAATCGGACTAAGTACGCCGATGGTAAGAATAATAATGCCGATATTTAAACCGTATTTTTCCATAAAAGGAATATATTTAGCCAAAAAGGTTTGTTGCATTAATAGCAAAATCGTCGCCGAAATGGTGATTGAACTGTTGTTACCTAACACGCCAAGCAAAATTAAAATCACCAGTAGCAAGGCGATTGCGTTAAATTGTAATGACATCATTGCCTCGAAAATTCTCAAAAAAAGCACCGCACTTTTACTGTGCGTCAGATGTTGGGATTATACTCTTTTTATTTGCCTAATTCATAAAAAATAAGGCTCGTTATGAGCCTTATCAATTATTTCACTTTAAATTTTAACAAGCGATTGGCATTGCTCACCACGGTGATGGAAGACAACGCCATTGCCAGCCCGCCAATCATTGGGTTGAGCAAAATACCAAACAAGGGATACAACAACCCAGCGGCAATAGGTATGCCTAAAATATTGTAAATAAATGCGCCGAACAGATTTTGCTTCATATTGCGTAAAATGCCTTTGGAAAGGCAAAGGGCATCGGCTACGGCTGAAATATTGTGGCGCATTAAGGTTAATTCGGCGGTTTCTATGGCAATATCTGAACCGCTGCCCATTGCGATACTCACGTCTGCTTGGGCAAGGGCTGGTGCATCATTAATGCCGTCGCCCACCATCACTACATTGCGGCCTTCTTGCTGTAATGCCTTGATGATATTCGCTTTTTCAGCAGGCAACACGCCAGCGATCACATTGTCAATCGCGGTGCCTTGCGCCAATGCGCGAGCCGTTTTTTCTTGATCACCAGTGAGCATCACCAAATGATAGCCCTGTTCGTGCAAACGTTGTAAGGCATTCGCTGAATCTTCACGCAAAGGATCGCTTAGCACAAATAGCCCGGCTAATTGGCGATTGATCGCAAAAAAGACCACCGTTGCGCCACGTTCTGTTTGTTGCTGAAAGATCGCCATTGCAGGCTGAATATCCACGCCTTGCTGCATCATTAAAGTTTGGTTACCGAGCAATAATTCAAGCCCTTCCACTTCCCCACTCACCCCTAAACCTTGCAAAGTCGAAAAGGCGTGAAGCGGTTTGAGCTCACCTTGATTTTCTTGATTAAACTGCACTATACCTTTGGCTAAAGGGTGATTTGAACCCTGTTCAAGACTTGCTGCAAACTGGCTAACTTGCATTTCTGAATAATCATTAAAGCAATAAAGTGCGGTGATTTTTGGTGAACCTTTTGTCAGCGTCCCTGTTTTGTCAAAAACAATGGTATCGGCGCTAGCAGCTTTTTGTAAAGCATCGGCATCGCGCACTAAAATGCCTAATTCTGCGGCACGCCCAATGCCTGAAATGATCGACATTGGTGTCGCAAGCCCTAAGGCACAAGGGCAGGCAATAATGAGTACGGTAGTGAAAATCACCAAACTATAAGAAAATTGTGGCGCAGGCCCCAAAATATACCAAACCAATGCGGAAACTAACGCAATGCACATCACCACAGGAACGAATATGCCAGCAATTTTGTCTGCCAGTTGTCCCATTTTTGGCTTGCTACTCTGCGCTTGACGCACTAATTTGATGATATTGGCCAAGGTAGTTTGCTCACCAATTTGTTCTGCACGGTAAATCACCGTACCATCTGAAATAAGCGTTCCAGCGCTGATTTTGTCCCCTGCCTGCTTTTGCACGGGAACAGGCTCACCTGTTAGCATACTTTCATCAAACCAGCCTTGCCCTTCTGTAATTGTGCCGTCCACTGCTACTCGTTCGCCTGTTTGCAAGCGTAACTGCATTCCTGCTTGCACTTTCGTAAGAGGAATCTCTTGCGTGCCTTGTGGCGTAACTAGATGTACGGTTTTCGGGGTAAGATCAAGCAAGCGCGCCAAGGCCTGTGAAGAATGTTGCTTCGCCTTGGCTTCAAACATTTTGCCTAAATTAATAAAGCCGATGATCATCAGTGCAGCTTCAAAATAAAGGTGGCGTGCATTTTCAGGGAAAAAATCGGGATTAAGGCAGACATAAATTGAATAAAGCCACGCCGTGCCAGTTCCCAATGCCACTAATGTGTCCATTGTGGCTGTGCGGTTGAGCAAATTCTGCCACGCCTTTTGATAAAAATGTTTGCCTGTCCCAATCATCACCAACAAGGTCAGCACACCCACCGCGAGCCAATAAACGCGATTGTTTTGATTTACGCTCATTGTGCCACCAAGCAAGCCCCAAAGCATTAATGCCCCCCCTAAACCAAGGGCAACAATGCCTTGCCATTTACGCTGTTTCACTTCGTGCGCGCTTTTGCTTTGCTGTTTTTCTGCACGCAGCGCATCATCATTCACCACTTCCGCGCCATAGCCTGCTTGCTGCACGGCGGCAACAAGGGATTGCGGTGTGGCATTGCCGCTCACTAAAGCAGTTTGTTCTGCTAAATTCACTTGCACTTGGGCGACTTGTGGCACGGCTTGCAAGGCTTTTTGCACTTTCATTACGCAAGCAGCACAGCTTAAGCCATCAAGTAAAAGGGTAACCTGATCCTGATGTTTTCCCACTACCACAGGATCAGGCGTTTCAAATTCTGTGGTGGATTTAGGTAGTGTGTTTACTTTGCCTCATCGACCAAGCTAGCTTGATAACCCGCATCAACAATAGCATTAATCAGTACTTGCGGATCAACATCGCCCACTACAACTGCTTTATCTAAACTCACTTCGGCACTTTGCACGCCAGAAATGCCATCTAAGGTTTTCTGTACGGATTTTACGCAATGTTGGCAAGATAAATCGCTTAACGCTAATACAGTAGTTTTCATCTTTTTCTCCTTCTAGTAAAAATTTTGCATAGCATAAACCTTAACATAGGGTTAATGTCAATATGAAAAATGCAGTGAAATATGAGAAAAAGTGCGGTGTAAAATAAGGCGATTTTTTCGCCTTATTCTGGTTTGGTTTGAATTTCTTGCGAAAATGCTTGCAAGCCTTGTGCGTTACCTGATTTCACCATAGCTTGCATTGCTTGGGTTGGGGTGTGGATCAACTTGTTCATTAATTTATAGCTTAATTCTTGCAAAATTTGCTCCGCACTTTCACCTTGCTGTAAGGCACTCAAGGCTTTTTCAAGCATTTCTTGGCGAGTTTGCTCCGCTTCTTCACGATAACGGCGAATTAAATTAGAAAACTGATGCACCTTGAGCCATTCAAAAAAGGCTTGGTTTTCTTCATCAATAATCTGTTCTGCTTCAGCGGAAGCCTGTTCCCGCTGGGTGAGATTGCGCTGAATGATATTTTGCAAATCATCAACGGTGTAATGATAAACGCTTTCCACTTCGCCTGCGCTTTCTTCTACATCACGCGGTACGGCAATATCAACAATTAGCATTGGATTATAACAACGCTTTTTCTGCGCTTGCTGCACCATTGCTTGGCTGATTAGGGTGTTTGGGCTGCCTGTCGAGCTGATTACAATATCGGCCTGATCTAAGGCTGCTTGAAGATCATCTAGCCCGATCACACGAATTTTCTGTGTAGATCCTAGCTTTTCCACTAACTGTTCAGCACGAGCAAGGGTTCGGTTGGCAATGGTTAAGCTTTTTACGCCGTGGCGTAATAAATGGCGAGCTACCAATTCGATGGTTTCGCCCGCACCGACAAGTAAAATATTCAGCTGACGTAAACTATCAAAAATCTGACGAGCGAGCGTGCAGGCAGTATAGGCCACCGACACGGCATTTTCACCGATACTGGTTTCCGTGCGCACACGCTTTGCCGTGGAAAAAGTTTTTTGGAATAAGCGAGAAAGCTGGCCTGAAATCGCGCCTTGATGTTGCTGATAATAATCTTCACTCAGCTGATAGGCTTGCTTTACTTGCCCTAAAATTTGTGGCTCGCCCAATACAAGGGAATCCAATCCGCACGCGACACGCATTAAATGTTGCGTGGCAAACTGATTTTGTTTGACATAAAGGCTATGATTCAACTCTTCTTTATCAAACTGATGAATTTCGCTCAGCCAGTCAATACATTGGCGTTGCCATTGGGCATCATCTTGTGGGGAAATGGCTTTATTATGAAAATACACTTCTGTACGGTTGCAGGTGGACAAAATCACAGCGCTGTCCGCCAAAGCAGCTTGCTCGATTTGTTGCAATGCCTGCTGACGTTTTTCATCAGAAAACGCCACTTTTTCACGCAATGCCACAGAAGCGGTTTTATGGTTAATGCCTAAAACAAGAATTGTCATAAATTAATTGAAATTTGACCGCACTTTCGGTCAAGCCCCCACAAAATAAAAAGAAAGAAAATAAAAACTTGCTCATTCTAAGCAATTATTTGCCATTGAGCAAATTGAAACAACGAATTGTTTATATAGTAAAAATAAATTAAAGGCATCTGTAAACAGATGCCTAAAAATTGTGCGTTAATTCGCTGGTCGTTTGGCTAATTCTTCATCGCGCAGTACGCGGCGCAGAATTTTACCTACATTGGATTTTGGTAATTCATCTCTAAATTCAATGTCTTTCGGTACTTTATAGCCGGTGAGATGCTGGCGGCAATGTTGGCGTAGCTCATCACGCGTCAGACTTTCATCTTTTTTCACCACAAATACTTTAATGGTTTCGCCCGACACTTCATTTGGCACGCCAATGGCTACCACTTCAGCCACTTTGTAATTGAGCATAATCACATCTTCAATTTCATTTGGATACACATTAAAGCCTGAAACCAAGATCATATCTTTTTTGCGATCCACAATGCGTAAGCTGTAAGATTCGTCCATCACCACAATATCGCCTGTGGCAAGCCAGCCGTCTTTCAGCACTTCCTCTGTGGCTTCAGGACGCTTCCAATACCCTTGCATCACCTGCTCGCCTTTCACCCAAAGCTCCCCTGGTTCGCCAAGTTGAGCTTCTTCGCCATTGTCTTTGATGATTTTAATATCCGTATTCGGCACGGGAACACCGATAGTGCCGTTGTGTTTCACCACATTGATTGGACAAGCGGCAATCAATGGTGAACATTCAGTCATTCCATAGCCTTCAATAATGTTACAGCCTGTGGTTTCGTGCCAACGGGTTGCCACAGATTGCTGAATGGCCATTCCCCCACCAACGGAAAGTTTAAGCTGTGAAAAATCGATTTCTTTGAAATTTTCATTATTTAACAAGGCGTTAAATAAAGTGTTTACCCCGGTAATGGCAACAAAGCGATATTTTTTCATCTCTTTGACAAAACCATCAATATCACGCGGATTGGTGATCAAAATTGCGGTAACGCCCAGTTCAATAAACAATAAGCAGTTTACGGTTAAAGCAAAAACGTGATACAGCGGTAAAGCCAGAATGGCTTTGCGTTCGCGCGTGTGATCGCCCACGAAAGGATAGGCAATCCATTTTGCCTGAAATACATTGGTAATAATATTGTGATGAGAAAGCATTGCGCCTTTGGCAACGCCTGTTGTGCCGCCTGTATATTGTAAGAAAGCAAGATCATTACCCGTTAAATGCGGGCGAACATATTGACGATATTTTCCCACAGCCAGCACTTCACGGAATGTTACGGCGTGCGGTAATTTATATTTTGGTACGAGCTTTTTAATGTATTTCACCACGAAATTCACCAGCGTGCGTTTACCAAAAGAAAGCTGATCGCCCATTCGGGTTAAAATAACGTGTTTTACTTCTGTATTGAATACCACTTTTTCAAGGGTTGAAGCGAAATTTGACACCACCACAATGGCTTTTGCGCCGCTGTCTTGTAGCTGATGTTCTAGCTCTCTTGGCGTGTAAAGGGGATTAACATTCACCACCACCATTCCAGCGCGTAAAATACCAAATAGCGCAATAGGATATTGCAATAAATTTGGCATCATCAATGCCACAGGATCGCCTTGTTGTAACTTCAATTCATTTTGTAAATAAGCAGCAAAGGCGCGGCTACGCTCTTCTAATTTACGAAAGGTCAGCACTTGCCCCATATTAATATAAGCAGCGCGATCAGGGTGTTCGCGCACCGCCTTATCAAACATATCTAAGATATTTTCATAGGCAGAAGTGTCAATATGCTTTTCTACACCTTCTGGATAATTGATAAACCAAGGCTTTTCCATTTGTTATCCTTATTATTTTTATTAAATCTTACGGATTTTATCACTAGCTCACGAATGTGCCAAATGCTGATGCGTTATTCACGCCCAGGTAACTTTTTCCAAGTTACTTCATTGCGCAAATAAACTGGCTCAATTTCCACCGCACTTATCCATTGTTTCTGCCAGTAATAAGGCAAGGCTAAAGGCAACATTGCTTTGGCAGAAGGCAAGGTGATGTCAGAATCTTTCGCCCAATCTAATGTAGCAAGTTGCGAATAAGCCTGCCAGCCCGTTCCCACTTTAACGCAATCTTCCGTTTGTTGAGCCAGCTGAAGTACGGCTTCTGGGGTACAAACTCGTTCGCTAACTAACGCTTGCCAGTCAAAAAACTCGCCAAAATCTGACCGCACTTTTTGCATCTGAAGTTGGCTAAAATACACCTCATTCATTCTGGCATCAATGGCGCATAGCACCTGTGTTGTGCCATATTGCTCATAGGCTTGCTGTGCCATTGTGGTGAGATTAGAAATAGGAATCACCGGCAAATCTGCACCTAATGCTAAGCCTTGCGCAATGCCTGCTCCCACGCGCACACCAGTAAAACTACCCGGACCACGTCCAAAAACCAAGGCATCGACTTGATTGAGCGTAACACCAGACTGGCTTAAAATTTCATCAACCATTGGCAAAATACGCTTTGTGTGCGTGCGTTGCGCCAATTCATCTAAATGGGTGATTTCCCCTTTATGCAATAAGGCAACGGAACAGGCTTCCGTTGAAGTATCTAAAGCGAGTAAAGTTGTCATTATTTTTTCTCTGTTAAAAATTGGATTACGTTGTTTAAATCTCGGGTTCGTTTAGCATTCGGCAAACTTTTCAAGAAAGTTTCACCGTAGGATCGCATCACCAAACGGCTATCACAAATAATCACCGCACCGCGGTCGGTAACATCACGGATCAAACGCCCTACCCCTTGTTTTAAGGTGATCACCGCTTCGGGAATTTGGATCTCATTAAACGGATCTTTGCCCTGCAAGCGGCAATCTTCCATTCGTGCTTTGAGCAAAGGCTCATCAGGTGCGGTAAAGGGCAATTTATCAATAATCACTAAGGAAAGGGCATCGCCGCGCACATCTACCCCCTCCCAGAAACTGGAAGTGGCGACCAACACGGCGTGAGATTGGGTGGTAAACTGTTCTAATAATTTGCTTTTTGCCGTTTCCCCTTGCAATAACACGGTTAAATCACTGTGTTCACGGAAAAAATCCGCCAGCCCACGCATCATTGAATAAGAGGTACAAAGTACAAAACAGCGCCCCTGATTTTTTTCGATGATCGGTAATAACATTTGCCCGAGCTGCGTTTGCGTGTGCGATTGGTTCAATGCAGGCAAGAAACGTGGCACACATAATAAGGCTTGTTCAGGATAATTAAACGGACTCGGCAAAATTTTCTGCTCGGCATTTTGAATGCCTAAACGTTGGCAAAAATGCTGAAAATTGCCCCCCACTTCTAAGGTAGCAGAAGTAAAAATCCACGCGGCTTCTTTTTGGCTGAGCTGTTCACCGAATTTATCTGCCACGGTGAGCGGTGTGATATGCAAGCCAAAGCCACGCCCCATGGTTTCATACCAATAGCAATATCCCACCAAATGGGTTTCTTGCAGACGTTTTAAAATCACCTGAATACTGGCAATGCGTTCAAAAATGCTGTCTAGGGTTTGCGAACGACCTAGTGCAAGTTTCACCACATCAGATAAAAATGCCAATTTTTCTTGCAATAATTCTACGCATTTTTGCACCGCACTTTTATCTGCGGAATGCGCCATCGCAGGCTGAGAATACAGCTCGCGCCAGTTGCCACGGCGATTACCCTCACCCAATAATAAACGAAAATCTTGCACCACCTTGAGCAAGGTATCCGCCGCCACGCCAAGCTGTTTCATATCTTTTAATTCTGTACGATAAACAATATTGGCATCTTTGCATAAATCAAATAATTGACGTGAAGTCAGGGATATGCCGAAATACTGGCTCGCGACATCAGCAATTTGATGGGCTTCATCAAAAATTATCGCCTGCGCATTAGGGATCAGCTCGCCAAAGCCGCTTTCTTTTACCGCCATATCAGCAAAAAATAAATGATGATTCACCACCACTAAATCGGCATTTAAGGCTTTTTTACGTGCCGCCGCCACATAGCAATCGCCGTAATTCGGACACTCTGAACCTAAGCAGCTTTCAGTGGTGCTGGTAAGCTGTGGCAAAATCGGGCTGTCTTCCGCAATTTCCACACATTCGCTTAAATCCCCTGTTTTAGTGGCATTGTTCCATTTTCGCACTTTAGCCAAATCTGCTAACACCGTGCGATCGCCCAATACCCCTTGTGCAATCAGCTGATCCAAACGTTCAAGGCAAAGATAATTAGCTCGCCCTTTTAAAAGCGCGATTTTGCCCGTATAACCCAACGCTTTTTTAATGGCAGGAAGATCACGATTGAACAATTGATCTTGCAGATTTTTTGACCCCGTGGAAATAATGGTTTTCTTGCCTGCAAGCAACGCTGGCACTAAATAAGCAAAGGTTTTCCCCGTGCCCGTTCCTGCTTCCACCACAAGGGCTTGCTTATGTGAAATAGCCTGCGCCACGGCTTGCGCCATTTCTAGCTGCTCGGCTCGGGGGCGAAATCCTTTGATATGCTGACTCAGCACGCCCGTTTCCGCAAAGGCGTTGATCACATTTTGGCTATCCATTCGTTCAATTCGAGGTTAGGGTAAATAAAATTAGCGGCTATTCTAACAGATAAGCAAAGAAAAATCCTATACAGTATTTTACTGGATAAAATGGTGTATGAAGTGCGGTGGGATTTGGATAAATTTTACCCTTAATAAATGAATTATTAAGGGTAAAATAATACCATTATTTTTGAATAAGATAACGTAAAATAGTACCATCTTGTTCAATGCTAAGCATTGTGTATCCGTGATTTTTCGCATCCACCGGAATATTATTAATGGATTGCGCACAGTCACTTAACACTTCCAAAATTTCGCCTTCTTGTAAGGTAGGCATTGTTTCTAAGGTAGCGATTGCGGGATAAGGGCAAGGTTCACCAAGCATATCTAAAGTGTAGGTTGGTGTGATCTCCGCAGGATGTTTATCTTTCTGTTCAATTACAATAAATGCCATTGTTAATGTCCTCTAAAAATAATGAAAAAATGACCGCACTTTAAATCGTATAACGATTAGTCGCAGCAACGCGTGCTTTTGCTTTGCGGATAAAGCGTTTTTCCCACCAAATAATGAAAATCAAACAGCTAATCATTAAGGCGTAATTAATCAGTAGTCCAGAAATAGGACCAAAAGATTTTAATAGGTTTATTTTTTCATAATCTAACGCTAAAACTGGCGCAAGATCATCCCATAAATAAGCAAGTAAGGTTGAACCAGCAATATTTCCTACACCAACCCACATAAAATGAACTTGACCTTCCATTGCACGATACATCCAGCCTGTTTCACATCCACCAGCCAACACAATACCAAAACCAAATAACAAGCCGCCAATCAAAGCATTTGGGCCGGCCCACATAATTTTAGGATTCATACCAAGCTGAATATAACTAAAAAT comes from the Avibacterium avium genome and includes:
- the ptsH gene encoding phosphocarrier protein Hpr → MYSKDVEIIAPNGLHTRPAAQFVKEAKAFASDITVTSGGKSASAKSLFKLQTLGLTQGTVITISAEGEDEQKAVDHLVALIPTLE
- a CDS encoding DUF441 domain-containing protein, with the translated sequence MSLQFNAIALLLVILILLGVLGNNSSITISATILLLMQQTFLAKYIPFMEKYGLNIGIIILTIGVLSPIISGKIPLPAFTELLNWKMFLAIAVGVLVAWFGGRGVNLMGAQPTLLTGLLVGTILGVAFVGGIPVGPLIAAGILSLLLGKSG
- the hemA gene encoding glutamyl-tRNA reductase, which codes for MTILVLGINHKTASVALREKVAFSDEKRQQALQQIEQAALADSAVILSTCNRTEVYFHNKAISPQDDAQWQRQCIDWLSEIHQFDKEELNHSLYVKQNQFATQHLMRVACGLDSLVLGEPQILGQVKQAYQLSEDYYQQHQGAISGQLSRLFQKTFSTAKRVRTETSIGENAVSVAYTACTLARQIFDSLRQLNILLVGAGETIELVARHLLRHGVKSLTIANRTLARAEQLVEKLGSTQKIRVIGLDDLQAALDQADIVISSTGSPNTLISQAMVQQAQKKRCYNPMLIVDIAVPRDVEESAGEVESVYHYTVDDLQNIIQRNLTQREQASAEAEQIIDEENQAFFEWLKVHQFSNLIRRYREEAEQTRQEMLEKALSALQQGESAEQILQELSYKLMNKLIHTPTQAMQAMVKSGNAQGLQAFSQEIQTKPE
- the fadD gene encoding long-chain-fatty-acid--CoA ligase FadD, coding for MEKPWFINYPEGVEKHIDTSAYENILDMFDKAVREHPDRAAYINMGQVLTFRKLEERSRAFAAYLQNELKLQQGDPVALMMPNLLQYPIALFGILRAGMVVVNVNPLYTPRELEHQLQDSGAKAIVVVSNFASTLEKVVFNTEVKHVILTRMGDQLSFGKRTLVNFVVKYIKKLVPKYKLPHAVTFREVLAVGKYRQYVRPHLTGNDLAFLQYTGGTTGVAKGAMLSHHNIITNVFQAKWIAYPFVGDHTRERKAILALPLYHVFALTVNCLLFIELGVTAILITNPRDIDGFVKEMKKYRFVAITGVNTLFNALLNNENFKEIDFSQLKLSVGGGMAIQQSVATRWHETTGCNIIEGYGMTECSPLIAACPINVVKHNGTIGVPVPNTDIKIIKDNGEEAQLGEPGELWVKGEQVMQGYWKRPEATEEVLKDGWLATGDIVVMDESYSLRIVDRKKDMILVSGFNVYPNEIEDVIMLNYKVAEVVAIGVPNEVSGETIKVFVVKKDESLTRDELRQHCRQHLTGYKVPKDIEFRDELPKSNVGKILRRVLRDEELAKRPAN
- a CDS encoding copper-translocating P-type ATPase, yielding MKVQKALQAVPQVAQVQVNLAEQTALVSGNATPQSLVAAVQQAGYGAEVVNDDALRAEKQQSKSAHEVKQRKWQGIVALGLGGALMLWGLLGGTMSVNQNNRVYWLAVGVLTLLVMIGTGKHFYQKAWQNLLNRTATMDTLVALGTGTAWLYSIYVCLNPDFFPENARHLYFEAALMIIGFINLGKMFEAKAKQHSSQALARLLDLTPKTVHLVTPQGTQEIPLTKVQAGMQLRLQTGERVAVDGTITEGQGWFDESMLTGEPVPVQKQAGDKISAGTLISDGTVIYRAEQIGEQTTLANIIKLVRQAQSSKPKMGQLADKIAGIFVPVVMCIALVSALVWYILGPAPQFSYSLVIFTTVLIIACPCALGLATPMSIISGIGRAAELGILVRDADALQKAASADTIVFDKTGTLTKGSPKITALYCFNDYSEMQVSQFAASLEQGSNHPLAKGIVQFNQENQGELKPLHAFSTLQGLGVSGEVEGLELLLGNQTLMMQQGVDIQPAMAIFQQQTERGATVVFFAINRQLAGLFVLSDPLREDSANALQRLHEQGYHLVMLTGDQEKTARALAQGTAIDNVIAGVLPAEKANIIKALQQEGRNVVMVGDGINDAPALAQADVSIAMGSGSDIAIETAELTLMRHNISAVADALCLSKGILRNMKQNLFGAFIYNILGIPIAAGLLYPLFGILLNPMIGGLAMALSSITVVSNANRLLKFKVK
- the orn gene encoding oligoribonuclease: MQLDKQNLIWIDLEMTGLDPEKERIIEIATIVTDKDLNILAEGPVLAIHQPDSLLEKMSAWCQKTHSENGLIERVKQSKLTERAAELQTLDFLKKWVPKGASPICGNSVAQDKRFLFKYMPELADYFHYRHLDVSTLKELGSRWNPEMLKGFSKKNTHLALDDIRESIAELAYYRDHFIKMP
- a CDS encoding cation transporter encodes the protein MKTTVLALSDLSCQHCVKSVQKTLDGISGVQSAEVSLDKAVVVGDVDPQVLINAIVDAGYQASLVDEAK
- the rsgA gene encoding small ribosomal subunit biogenesis GTPase RsgA — its product is MSKQKLTYNQQRRIRSNNAKTLQRHKSRNEDIQWQDEMLGPTQEGTVVTRYSLHADVENEQGEIFRCNLRRTLANLVVGDRVLWRKGSEQLQGVSGVIEAIHPRKNEITRPDYYDGLKVIAANIDRIIIVSAVVPELSWNIVDRYLVVCENAKIPAVIVINKADLLSETQRAAVEKQLKVYEKIGYQTLMISAKTGENMQNLTALLSQGTSIFVGQSGVGKSSLINSILPDVNAQVGAVSEGTGLGRHTTTSSRLYHLPQGGDLIDSPGIREFGLWHLDADQITKGYREFQYVLGTCKFRDCKHLNDPGCALREAVEQGKIDPVRFKNYHNLIESLSETKGHRHFFTQDNG